CCATCGGGGCGGGTTCGTCGGCGACGTCGAGGGCGTGACGATCGATCGGCAAAACCTCTCGTTTACCATCTTCAATCTGCTCTGTCGGCTCCGGAGCGAACTCGCGCCGCTGGGGGCGCTGTCGGTTCCGAACTGGTACATCCGGTTTCCCTGTACGCTACCCGACTGTGATCACCCGGTGACGCTGGAACTGGAGCAGGGACAGACGAAGCTCTGGAAACTCCACAAACACGGCCAACTCCTCACGACGTCCTGTGAGGTGTGTGAATCGACGTACTACTTCGATCCGGCGACGATCGGGTTCGTTCGCCGCGAGGACGGCTTTCAGCGGTCGAACTCTGCCTCTCGAAGGCGGTCGTAAGCGTTTTTGACCAGTTGAAACGCCGATCGACTGCCGCTCTTGTGGTCCGGGTGGGCGCGCTTGACGTGTTCGTGATACGCCTCGCGGATCGCGTCGTCGCTGGCTCCCTGCTCGACGTCGAGGATCTCGCGGGCGCGGGACTTCCGCAGTTCGACGTCCCTGACGACCCCGGCCTCCTCGGCCTCGTCTTTGCAGGACGCACACAGCCGTTCGTTGCGGCCGTCGATCGTGGTCACCCGGAACAGTTCCTCGCGAACCAACTCGTGGCACTGTCGACAGAGCGATTCGGTTTCGCTCTCGGTGCCGTCGGCCCCCGTCGTCTCGTCGGCTCCGTCGCCGTCTCGCTGGGGCGCGTCGGCGATACAGGAGGAGCAGCAATCGACCGTCGTGCCATCGGGCAGCGTCACCGCCTCGAGTTGCGATTCGAGGAACTCGCCAGTACAGCCGTCACAGGTTCCGCGGCGCTGGTCGAGCGAGGCGGGCTTCTCGGCAGCCGCTCGTGCGTGGGGGACACATGCGGGACAGCAGACGGCCGCGTCACCGTCCGGCATCGTCACGGTCGTCAACTCCTCGAGCGGCACCGTCTGGCCGCACCCGTCACAGCCAGCTTGACGTTTCCCGACTGCAGCCATCGTCTCACTGATTTGTCGTCTTCCCATATCAGTCCTGTCATCGTGGGATGACTTTCTCCCGTATCGCCGCGGGGGCCGTAGGACGTGCTTACTCGAGCGAGCGGTACCCGACAGAAATCGAGTCGGCCTGAAAGTCGTCGATAACAAAGTACGATCGACCCCTCAGCGTGGACGTGCGAGGTCACCCCTCGCACGGAGACGCCCTGTCCGTTGGACGGCACCCGGTGACGAACCGTCGCCGGGTTCCTCCTCTCCTGTCAGGTTTTTCGATGCCCGAGCGAAACCGGGACTGCAATACGTCAGCGGTCCGGACGCGAGGGTATGGACACGGCATCTCGGACGACGACGCGTGACGGACTCGTCGACCGCGAGACGCTCCTGCTCGGGGCGGTCGACGTCTCCGTCGTCGTCGCGTTCGTCGTCGTCGGACTGCTGAGTCACGGCACCGATCCGATCACGGAACCGCTCGCCGCTCTCGAGACGGTCGCCCCGTTCGTCGTCGGCTGGCTCGCGATCGCACCCCTCGCGGGGGTCTACACGATGCGTTCGACGTCGCTCGCTCACGTGACTCGCGTGACGACCGTCGCCTGGATCGGGGCCGCCAACGTCGGGTTGATTCTCCGATCGTCGCCGCTGTTCGAGGGGGGCTCGGTCTGGCCGTTCAACCTCGTCATAACCGGGTTCGGCTTGCTGACCCTGGTCGCGTGGCGAGTCGGCTACGCCGTGGTCGCGAGTCCCGACTCCTGATCGGGCCCCGAACGGACGACTCGGGCGGGGTCCGGACGCGTCGATCGCGGTCTCTTCCCGTCGACGTATCGAGGTTCGGACACGCTTCGAACCTGATCGGCGAAGCGAGTATCCCCGGTCGGTTCCGGCCCGATCTCGTCCGATCGCACGAAAGTCGTCCGAGAATGGCTGCCCCCTGCGTTTTTGCCCGTTCGCCGATCGCCGTGAGTCGTCGATGCGAACTCGGATTTCCCTCCCCGACGACGAATATCGAACCACCATATACGAAATGAATTCCTCATAACTTATGGGAAACCAGCGCTTCGAATACGAGTGACAGATCGATCCGGTATAGAGCGATTATGGGAAACACTTATATGCCTATTTTCCATACTATAGGATAGATTATGACTGGATATTACGACATTGTTCTTGGCCTCATCCCAGTCGCACTGCTCGGAATCACCGCAGCGTTGACACTCGTGGGAATCGCGTTGACTGCTGCCGTTCCGATAGGTGCCCTGGTCGCGATGGCGATCATCGGCCATGCAATGTTCGTA
The nucleotide sequence above comes from Halosolutus halophilus. Encoded proteins:
- a CDS encoding J domain-containing protein; amino-acid sequence: MAAVGKRQAGCDGCGQTVPLEELTTVTMPDGDAAVCCPACVPHARAAAEKPASLDQRRGTCDGCTGEFLESQLEAVTLPDGTTVDCCSSCIADAPQRDGDGADETTGADGTESETESLCRQCHELVREELFRVTTIDGRNERLCASCKDEAEEAGVVRDVELRKSRAREILDVEQGASDDAIREAYHEHVKRAHPDHKSGSRSAFQLVKNAYDRLREAEFDR
- a CDS encoding toll/interleukin-1 receptor domain-containing protein translates to MTGEQVFVSHAPADLDLVQDLFSTVKNFPFGVHVALEEIESGRSRKRLESRLANSDVVVAVLTARSAESQWINQEIGYALAKGIPVLPLYTDESHRGGFVGDVEGVTIDRQNLSFTIFNLLCRLRSELAPLGALSVPNWYIRFPCTLPDCDHPVTLELEQGQTKLWKLHKHGQLLTTSCEVCESTYYFDPATIGFVRREDGFQRSNSASRRRS
- a CDS encoding DUF3054 domain-containing protein; this encodes MDTASRTTTRDGLVDRETLLLGAVDVSVVVAFVVVGLLSHGTDPITEPLAALETVAPFVVGWLAIAPLAGVYTMRSTSLAHVTRVTTVAWIGAANVGLILRSSPLFEGGSVWPFNLVITGFGLLTLVAWRVGYAVVASPDS